The region GATAAGCACGCACTAATCCGCCAGTACCAAGCAAGGTACCACCAAAATAACGTGTAACAACTACTGCTGTATTATGAATTCCTTCTCCTAATAAAATATCAAGCATTGGCCGTCCTGCCGTTTTACTAGGTTCACCATCGTCACTGCAACGTTGTAATTCTTGATTTAAACCAAGAACATATGCAGAACAGTTATGTGATGCATCCCAGTTTTTTTTCTTCATCTGCTCAATAAAGGATAGGGCTTCCTCTTCTGACTTGATAGGGATTACAGTAGCGATGAAACGTGATTTCTTTTCTATGATTTCACTGGTTCCGCCGGCGTAAACAGTTTTATAGGAAGTTTGCATTTTTAAACCTCTATTCTGGCGCATGGCACCTTTTTATTAATCATTTGGATGCTTTACTTTTGTACTTTTGTGCGATACAATAAGTACAAACAAATGTACGCAATAATCATCATTATATCAATAGCGAATTTGATGCGCAAGTTATTCATACGGGGAAGCATAAAAAGCGCTTTCCAATGGGGGTGTAACTTGCTAATTTTATGAAAAGAAATAGTTATTATCATCTATATTATTTAAATTAAAGAAAGAAGTGGAGTATTAGTCTAATATATGAAGTTATTAATGAATGAGAATACATCTAAAAAGCAACGACTTATGGCAGCTGTCCCAATGTTACTTATGATGGTGCTTATTTTTTTATTTTCAGCAAAAACAGCGACGGAATCAGACGGGACAAGTCTTCCAATCGCTAAAGGGTTATTAAACACATATCAGAGTTTATTTGGGAAAATGGGGAAGGATTCGTATGATGTTTCGCTTAGAGTTGCGAATGTACTGACTAGAAAAGCTGCACACGTTACCGAATATGGAATCTTGTCCATCTTAGTAAGCTATTATATATGGGTAAGAGGACACCGAGGTAAACAGTTCTTCTTCTTAACCATACTTATCTCAGTGGGTTATGCAATAACAGATGAAATCCATCAACTTTTTGTACCTGGAAGAGCTGGAAGGATTACAGATGTTTTAATAGACTCCAGTGGTTGCATCATGGGTGCATTATTCTTCTTATTAATTTACCATCTGATAAAAAATAGGAGTCTAAAAAAACAACTATCGAGACAGTTAATAAAGTAGTAGCTATGGAATGCAGTATTCACCTATTCCCCTATTTGCGTAAGAATACTAGATAAATTGATTACGTTCTTTTGAGTAGTGGTAGTCTATCTTATCTAAAGTATCTATGAGCGTGACTACATTTACATCAAGGCTTTGGCAAAAATCTTCAAGGCTTTGAAACTCATCTCTTAGTTTTGTGTTCACATAACTTAGTAACATTATTGGATCGGTTGGTAACATTTTTATTCATCCTTTCATTCGTTTTGAGATGGTCTTATCATACTGCAAGGTTTTTCATCTCGTCAAGGGAAGTGTGAAAGAAATTCTAAGCCAGCAAAATACGCTGACTAAGAATCTCTAAGTTTCACACAGACTACTAAGCAGGCATGTTTTCAAGTGTGAAAGAAAAGGTAAAAATACAGATTGGAGGTTATTATGGATCTATTTGAATATATGAGAGAAAATACGAAAGAGAAAGAATCACCGCTTGCTTCTCGTCTTAGACCAACGAAGTTGACAGAAGTGGTCGGACAAAGCCATATCATTGGAGAAGATAAGTTATTATATCGAGCAATCATGGCAGATAAACTTGGTTCGGTTATCTTTTATGGTCCGCCTGGAACCGGAAAGACTACGCTTGCGAAGGTGATTGCAAACACCACCAGTTCAAACTTTCAACAAATTAATGCAACCTCCGCTGGGAAAAAAGATATGGAGGCGGTTATTGAGCAAGCGAAACAAACACTTGGTATGTATGGGAAGAAGACTATCCTTTTTGTAGATGAGATTCATCGATTTAATAAAGGGCAGCAGGATTATTTGTTACCGTTTGTAGAAGATGGTACGATAGTGTTAGTCGGAGCTACTACGGAAAACCCTTATTTTGAAGTAAATAGCGCGCTTATCTCAAGGTCTATTGTGTTTGAATTAAAACCTTTGGAACAAAATGATATCAAAGAACTTTTAATTCGAGCAATTACAGATAAAGAAAAGGGGTTAGGTGCTTATCATGCGGTGATGGAGGATGACGCATTAGACTTTTTAGCAAATGCAGCGAATGGAGATGCAAGATCCGCTTTAAATGCCATTGAGTTAGGTGTCTTAACGACAAAGCGCAGTGAAGATGGCTTCATTCATATTACATTAGAGGTGGCATCGGAGTGTATTCAAAAACGTGTACTAAAGTATGATAAGTCGGGGGATAATCACTACGATACGATATCTGCTTTTATTAAAAGTATGCGTGGTAGTGATCCAGATGCTGCAATCTATTATCTAGCTAAGATGCTTTATGCAGGAGAAGATGTTGCATTTATAGCACGAAGAATTATGATTTGTGCCGCTGAGGATGTATCCAATGCTGATCCAAATGCACTTGTGGTTGCAACAGCAGCAGCACAGGCAGTTGAGAGACTTGGAATGCCAGAAGGACGTATTGTTCTCGCACAAGCAGTTACTTATGTGGCATGTGCACCAAAGAGTAACTCAGCAATCGTGGCCATCGATGAGGCATCGGAGTTAGTTGCAAAGGATAAAACACCTCCAATTCCTCCACATTTACAAGATGCTCATTACAAAGGGGCTGCAAAGCTAAACCATGGGGTAGGATATTTATATGCTCACAACTATGAAAATCATTACGTAAAGCAGCAGTACTTACCAGATCCTTATGTTGGCCGGACATTTTACCGTCCAAGTGATAACGGATATGAGAAGGCTATTAAGGAGTATTTTCGTAAAATAAAAGGAAATGAGACGGATTCGTTTTAAAGTCAGCTAAAAGAAATACTTGTATAGATAATAATATAAGAAAATGATAGTAGAAACCAGAGACGAATTAGTGGAAGAAAGGATTTATGTATGAAAACAAGTAAAGAAAATAATACAAGTGGCACCGATAATACAAACAGCACAGGTAATACAAGTAAAGCAAAAAGAGTATTATCAATGATTGGTATAATCATATTATTGGGATTATATCTATTTTCCCTAGTAGCAGCAATTATGGCAAAGCCATATGCGAATGGTTTATTTTTAACTAGTATATATGCAACCGTTATTATTCCAGTGTTTATTTATGTATTCTTACTGATGAATCGTACTTTTGGAAAGAAAAATGACGGGTATACCATGCATGAAATCAATAAGATGAAGAAAAAGGGATTTCAGGAAGCAAATAAGACGGACAAAGAGGATAATTAGATTAGAGTTAAATTAAGTTAATATAATTAGGTTAACCTAAGATGAGATAGCAATGCTAAAGCAATCACTTAACTCACATGAGTAAACAAGGAAAATGAAATAATCCATAGAATATAGAACACTTTTCTTGGACTATTTCATTTTTTATTTAGAACAAGGGAAAGTCCGCGAAACCTGCTTTTTCTTGTGTGGAGGATGCTTACTTAATATTTTCATCCGACTCCTCTACGATTTCTTCCAGTATGCGAATTAAGTCTTGAGTGTTATTAATGGTAACTTCACGTTCTAAGATGCAGTTTTTTAAATCAATGGACAGAGTTTCAAATTTTGCCTGCATTTTTGGTGCAATATAAGACATAAGAATACCTCTTTCTTAATTAAATAGAATTACTACTTGCCAAACGAATAGAAAGTATTTATAATTAGGTTTTGACGAATATTAAGCCTGTGACTCGGTTGCCACAGGCTTAATCAAAAAGGGGAGGATAAGTATTTAACTCTTCTTTTGTATTGTTGCTTTTCATTGGAGGGGGAATCCAACTATTGAAAGAGCATACGCTAATCTAACCGTATTTTTAAGTTTCACGATAGGCTGTTAGATATCGTGATTCCCAGAAATATCATTAGACTAATTATAGTATTAACGTATAATATCTTTTTATACACACAAAAATAAGAAAAACACACACATTTTTGAAAGGATGAATACAATGAGCTTATTAACAGACTGGAGAGACGTTGCATACGCAGAAGATATGGATCAGAAAACTGGACAAATTTTCTGGGGAAATTATTTCACAATTGAGAAGGGGATCTATGAGCAGCTTTTATCAAATCCAGAGGAAGTGGTAACTGGAACTGTAGAAGAACTTGCTAAGAAATATAATACAACATTACAAATTATGGTTGGTTTCTTAGACGGAATCAATGAAAGCTTAAAAGAGCCAAATCCAATTGAGACTATGGAAGCAAATACTGTTGTTAATTTAGGATTTGATTTAGAAAAGCTTTATTACAATATGGTTGAAGCTAGTGCAGACTGGTTATATACTCTTCCACAGTGGGAAAATTTATTAGATGATTCTCGTAGAAAAGAGTTATATCTTACTCAGAAGAAATCTGGCACAGTTGTGAAGGAAAAGAAAGTCGGACGTAATGATCCATGTCCTTGCGGAAGTGGTAAAAAGTATAAATTCTGTTGTGGTAAATAGTAATAAATGAGTTTTACAGGTAGTGAGTTGATGGCTTGCTACCTGTTTTTTTTATTAATTAGTTAAATCGAGATTTAGCAAAGTAACTGGGGGTGATGAAACGAAAGTAAGGTTACTCGCAAGGGATAGTAAAATGCCTAATATTGCGATCATGAAAATATCTACATATCACAAAGCACAGGGGCATGATGTTGATTGGTATAACCCTGTTATAGATATTATGGATACAGACATCTTGTATGAGTGCCAACTATTTAATTTCACAGCTCCATATCAATATTATCCTGTAAGAGCAAAGATAATAAGAGGTGGTACAGGAGTAGATATCAAGTCACATTTACCAAAAGAAATAGAACAGATACTAGAGCTTGATTATAGTCTGTATCCAGATTGTGATTACTCGATGCAGTTTTTCAGTCGTGGATGTATCAGGAATTGTCATTTCTGCGTAGTGAGAGATAAAGAGGGATATATACATGAGGTTGAGCCAATGCTGCTTAATCCAAAAGGAAAGCACATAGAGGTATTAGATAATAATTTCTTCGCTAATCCGAACTGGAATAAGGCTGTTGATTATATAATCAATACTGGTCAAAAAGTGAGTTTACATGGTGTGGACTATGGATATTTATAATAATTTATTAAATTTAACCATAGGTATAATTGGTGGTATTTTTTCGAGTATAATTGTTTCAAGGATATTTCTAATCACAGCAGACTATAAAGAACAGATTCAAAGAGTACAAACACACGTTGAAGTTCTATATTGTTTATCGGGTTATTTGTATTGTAGTAAAGTTATGATGAAAGAGGCTAAAGAAATTAGCTTAGCACAAAAAGAAAAATTGATTTTAATATTAGAAGAAGAGAAAACTCGCTTTAGCCAAATGATTTTTGATGATCTAGAAAAAGAACTACATAAAATAGCAATAGATATGAATGATTTTATTGAAGGATTTAAAATCAATAAAATGAATGAGCAATATATCAAGAATAGCCGCGATGAATTAGATGGAATTATTTATAGATTTACTATATATAAAAATGATTCACGGATAAAGATGAGAAAACTTTTAATCAGAGATAACGTACTTAGAATTCTGTTATTTGTATTTATTGTAATTATTATATTAACTATAGTATCTAGATAAGACTCTACCAACTATCAATATTTAGTTGGTAGTTTTTTTATGCGGAAAAATAATACACGAAATATGTAATGGTTGCCTCGTGAAGCAACCAAAAATAATTAAAGATTACTAATAATAAAGTAAATGATATCGATTGCAATTTTTAGAAAGAAAAGAAAGAATTTGATCTTATTCATATATGTCACCTCCTCATATATAATCTTGGTACAAATTTTAAACTATTTAAGTGCTGTACCAGTGCAGATTTGTTGATGGTTAATGCCTTCTTTGAACACATTTTATACATTTAAATTCAAGTTGCAAATTTTTAGCTGAATTATTTTAAAGAAAATTGTTTTAAGCTCATGTTGATACTAAAGAGGTTAATAAAAGAGGATTATGCAAGAGCTTTTGACAATATGATGCGATAATTACAATCGTATAAAGTAGCAACAGGATATACGGATATAAAATTGTAGGATACAAGACGTGTATGGAAGATGTAAAAGACTATTTTATTAGTTTGATAAATTAAATTTAGCGAGGTATAAAATATGGTTTTATATGAAGAATGCGATTTGATAAATCCAAATATGACAGAGTGCGAATTATGTTACAGATATGAAATATGTAAAAAAGCAAAAGATAATGATAATAAGGAAGTAAACTTAAACTAAAATTATAAGAATACTTAGCTAAAAAGATAAGCATAGACATAAGATAGTATAAAAAAGGAGTTTTGTAAATGTTTGATATGGAGAGATACGAAATTATGTTTGACACGGAGAGATACGAAATTATGTTTAATGCTGAGAAAAGTGTTGATTTTGACCTTGATATTGTTGTAAATAGCTGGGCTGCTGCAGCGAAGGCTGTTCAAGCTAAGACGGGTATATTTGTTAATGCTCAATTTGTAGAAAAAATGATTGCTTACCACGAAAGCAATTTGTCTGAAAGGGTAGTAGCAGCAACAGCAACTAGAAATCCAACCGTAATAACTGATAAAGAGCTTTTCTTTGATGCATTAATAGAGGTTATTAATAATACAAAACTCATTCTAGGTAATCCATACACTAGCTTAACAAGATTACCAGCAGAGGTAATAGTTATGTGATACACAGATGATATTAGTTGCGATATCAATATATTGTTATACTTCAAATATGAGGTCTCTAAATGCGTTTTATATTAGAAACCTCATTATAACAGTAACATGGACAAGTATATTAAATATCAAAGCAGCACATTGACAATTACATATCGATTAGTAGATAATAACCTCGTAGGAGGATGTAAAATTATGGGATTAAATGATTATTTAGAGGAGTTCTGTAAGTGAGATGGGTATGTTTACACGACAGGCATCAATGATTAGGGGGGAATACATAGTTCACATTGAAGATGAATTAGAGTGTAGCCAAGCAATTCTAACTAATGCCGAGTATGAAGAAATCACCGAAACTAAAATAAAGAGCTACTAGAGCTTATGAGGAGAGGAATAGAACACAGAACTAGATTATCTCAAAACAGACATGGTGAGTTGCGTTTGATACGTGGGATTAGAGGTTTTAACCGTATATTGATAGTTGGTAAAAAATATAGTATTCTCTTTAATAAGAGTATTAATATTTTGTTAGATTAATAAAGCAGAAAAGAGGTGCTTACTATGTTTCAATTATTCAAAAAAATATGGCAAAATAGAATAGGTAAGATAATACTATTAGTTTTGAGTAGCATTGTTTTAGTTATGTTCTTAATTTGGTATATTACCCTATTTAATCAAAAAGTGATATATTTTAACGGTGAACGTTTAATACAAACTAAATTAACTAATAGTACCCAATATAAAGGCAATTATTTATCCGAGCCGATACTAATAACCGTACAAAATCAAAATACTGGAGAAATTATTGTTGAATACAATTTACCAAATAAATTGTATTTTAGTTACCTTGTCTATTTTGAAAATGGTAATAATTATGGGAAAAAAATAAGAATTTTAGAAGATAATAATGAACTTTTTAATGGGATTTATAATAATAATTCTCCATTCAATCTTTTAACCAACGACTTGGAGCCTTACTTTGATAATGATTTACGTGTTGTTTCAAACAACAATTTTTATCCAGGAGATTTTAAACCATCACTTAATACTACTGCAGAATTTGCAACAGGTAATGGAGTTGAAAATCGTGGAAAGATTTATCCATTAATAATGTTTTTTGTAGTTTTAATAATATATTTTATTGATATAAAATTTCCTTTATTTTTCTTTACATTGCATAATTTTCTCTCTGTAAAAGATCCTGAGCCGACTGAATTTTATTTGTACATGCAAAAACTAGGTTGGTATGTTATTTATCCTATATTTTTGATTGTGCTACTATTCATGGGGATTTGACTATAGTATAATGCTTTATAATTTATTTGTTTGGTGGACAAAGCCCATTAAAAAAGCCCCTCGGTGAGGGGCTTAAACTCTTATATGTAGTTCAATCGTATCAGTCTGATTTAAGCGTTTGGAACGTTTTCTGTCTTTTGCTTAAGAGCACCAAGGATAAAAACTGCTGCGAAAATTAAGCTTAATATAGCCCAGATTTTCAAATCACCGTATAGAGTACTGCTAGTTGCAAGGCCCATAATACCTCCTAGTGCATAAAAAACACCTGCAGTCATTGGTCCTCCTTTACCCTTATTTCTTGTTGCTACCCCTACAATTCCAGCTATTAGAAAACAGAATGCTATGAGCATTCCAGCTGATCCGCTAGACTCTCCATTATTAACTAATGCATTACCAACGCCAGCTGCACAGGATTGAAATGAGACAAAAGCAAATAAAACCATTGAAATTATACCGATTACTAATCTTGCTGTCTTCATATACCCATTCTCCTTATATTATAATATGAAACAACAATATTTTACCAATTTAAACAAATATTATCAATAGTGAAAGTGCCTAGTTTCCTAAATACTTTTTAATAATTATTACGAAAAATCTTTTCTATATTGCCTTGCTGGACAAATTCTACTTAAAG is a window of Lachnoclostridium phytofermentans ISDg DNA encoding:
- a CDS encoding SEC-C metal-binding domain-containing protein produces the protein MSLLTDWRDVAYAEDMDQKTGQIFWGNYFTIEKGIYEQLLSNPEEVVTGTVEELAKKYNTTLQIMVGFLDGINESLKEPNPIETMEANTVVNLGFDLEKLYYNMVEASADWLYTLPQWENLLDDSRRKELYLTQKKSGTVVKEKKVGRNDPCPCGSGKKYKFCCGK
- a CDS encoding replication-associated recombination protein A translates to MDLFEYMRENTKEKESPLASRLRPTKLTEVVGQSHIIGEDKLLYRAIMADKLGSVIFYGPPGTGKTTLAKVIANTTSSNFQQINATSAGKKDMEAVIEQAKQTLGMYGKKTILFVDEIHRFNKGQQDYLLPFVEDGTIVLVGATTENPYFEVNSALISRSIVFELKPLEQNDIKELLIRAITDKEKGLGAYHAVMEDDALDFLANAANGDARSALNAIELGVLTTKRSEDGFIHITLEVASECIQKRVLKYDKSGDNHYDTISAFIKSMRGSDPDAAIYYLAKMLYAGEDVAFIARRIMICAAEDVSNADPNALVVATAAAQAVERLGMPEGRIVLAQAVTYVACAPKSNSAIVAIDEASELVAKDKTPPIPPHLQDAHYKGAAKLNHGVGYLYAHNYENHYVKQQYLPDPYVGRTFYRPSDNGYEKAIKEYFRKIKGNETDSF
- a CDS encoding VanZ family protein, with product MKLLMNENTSKKQRLMAAVPMLLMMVLIFLFSAKTATESDGTSLPIAKGLLNTYQSLFGKMGKDSYDVSLRVANVLTRKAAHVTEYGILSILVSYYIWVRGHRGKQFFFLTILISVGYAITDEIHQLFVPGRAGRITDVLIDSSGCIMGALFFLLIYHLIKNRSLKKQLSRQLIK
- a CDS encoding DUF4250 domain-containing protein codes for the protein MLPTDPIMLLSYVNTKLRDEFQSLEDFCQSLDVNVVTLIDTLDKIDYHYSKERNQFI
- a CDS encoding YigZ family protein — translated: MQTSYKTVYAGGTSEIIEKKSRFIATVIPIKSEEEALSFIEQMKKKNWDASHNCSAYVLGLNQELQRCSDDGEPSKTAGRPMLDILLGEGIHNTAVVVTRYFGGTLLGTGGLVRAYQSAAKEGLANSIIIEKHFGKQYEITTDYNGIGKLQYIAGTMNLTILSTDYTDIVKATLLIPPDAFGSFQKKITEATNGRAVMEELADVYYAFLDQEILIENA